The Kosakonia sp. SMBL-WEM22 sequence CAGCAAAGAGATCATTACCGATAAACATGGCCTCTCTGCGGTGAAAATTCCCTCCAGCAAGCTGGTGATCGGCCTGCCGAGCAATGGCTCAGCGGCAGCCACCGGGTTTGTAAAAACGCCTGAAGATGTCTACCGCGTCTTTGCCGATATGGAAAAAGAGGGGCTACCGCTCAGAGGGTTAATGACCTGGTCCATTAACTGGGACGAGGGTGAAAACGTCAATCATGTGTCCTTTGCCGGGCAGTTCCGCAAAGCCTACACACAATTGATTCATGATGGCAGCCTGATTGAAACCCCTGAAAAAGACACCACTGCGCCGAGCGTACCGGCAGGCCTGAGCGCGCAGGCGACCGCTACCAGCGTTCACCTGACCTGGAAAGCCTCCACTGATAGCGCCTCGGGCGTGCACCACTATGAAGTATTCCGCAACCAGCAGAAAGTTGCCGATGCCAGTGGGAATACCTACATCGATGAAGATCTGACGGCAAACAGTAACTACGCCTACAGCGTTAACGCTGTTGATGCGGCGGGAAATAAATCGGCGCTATCGGCGATATTAAACGTCATGACAACCGATCACAGCGACGATAACCCGGATAACCAGAGCTACCCAAAATATGTCGCTGGCCATGCTTATAAAGCCGGAGATATCGTGGTCGCCAGCGACAATCATTTGTACCAATGTAAACCCTACCCCTATACCAGCTGGTGCGCAGGGCTGGCGAGCGCCTATGCGCCGGGCACCGGCAGCGCCTGGCAAATGGCCTGGGATAAGGTCGTAAAATAAGTTCACCTGGGATGGTGCTTCCATGGATGGAGGCACAACTTGGCACAACATAGAGTATTATCGTCGAATATTGATAAGCTTTATGCTTCACAGGTAAGCCGGGAGAAGTCATGGATAACGCGCTGCGCAATCTGTCGACATTTATTGAGCTGGATGCCAGCGAAAAACTCGGTTTCCTGCGCAGTTTTAATCAGGCATTAGATTTGAGTTCAGCAATAATGCTGCTTGATATCGCCACAGATATCGACAGTGAGGATGAGATAAGAATCGAAGCGGTAAAGATCCTCGGCTTATATCATGGCGAGTATAACGATGCGTTTATTAAAGAGGCGTTAGTTCAGATCATTCGTAATGATGCCGTTGAAGATGACAGCCTGATTGTGAACTGCATTAATTCGCTGGCGTTATTAAGTGTGAGAGAGAACGAGATTGCCTTTGCCCTAAGCCTTATTAACGGGGCGCTTATAGTCTGTTTAAACATGCCGCGTTCTCTCTTATTTGCCAGAATATACAGCAGCCTGCGGCTCGTGAAGCACTAAAAAATCTGCTGGAGGATAATGATTTTAGCCGCCATGCGAAGCGTGAGTTGATGAGACTCCCTGCTAATCGAGAGTGTTTCTAATAAAGTAACTATCACTTATATTCAAATAGCGCAATGATATAACTTTACTATATTTAGATTTAATACGGGAATTAAACCTTACTGTTTATCACGTTATCAATAAGCTCAATATTGTCTTTATTACTGTATATTTTTCGTGAATTTCATTTTCATAATTTTACATTAAGACTTTTTTTAGTAATTTAAAACCATAATAAGATTTTCCTTAGGATTATATTTCTCCCGACAGTGCTACTAGTAAAAGTTCCCGCATCAAACCAGCCAGATTTTGTTCACCGTCCATAAGGGAGTCGCACTGTGAAAAGGTTAAAACCGTTGCTGGCCCGTACTCTGCCCGTTGCTACATTGCGCCAGGATACCCTGGCAGGCGTAGTCGTATTCTTAGTGGCCCTGCCACTCTGTCTGGGCATCGCCCACGCCAGCGGGCTACCGCCCTTTGTTGGCCTGCTGACGGGGATCATCGGTGGTCTACTGGTCACCGCACTCAGTCCATCCCGTTTTGCCGTTAGCGGCCCGGCTGCCGGGCTGGTGACAATTGTCGTCGCCTCGGTAGAGTCGCTCGGCTCCTTCTCCGCTTTTCTCTTCGCGCTGGTGCTGGCAGGCGTGCTGCAACTGGCGATGGGCCTGCTGCGCGCCGGTCGTTTTATCGGGCTGGTGCCCGCTAGCGTGATTAAAGGGATGCTGGCAGCCATCGGTTTGTTGCTGATTATGCAGCAGATCCCGGTCGCGCTTGGTGAGGTGGAAGAGAGCGGTTTGGGGCAGATCTTCAGCGGCGATTTTACCTTTTCGTTAACCTCTTTTCTTGTTGCGGCAGGTGGTTTGCTCCTGCCATGGGGATGGGACAGCGCTGCAATGAAACGAATAAAAAGCCTGAGCTGGATCCCAGGCCCGCTGGTGGCAGTGCTGCTCGGCAGCATAATAGTGATTGCATTGAGCTACGTGGCGCCACATCTGCTTCCATCGTTACCGCGCATCACTCTGCCGGAGTTTGGCTCACTGAGCGATCTGATGGCCGAACTCGAAGGGCCGGACTGGAGTGCCTGGCAAAACCCGGCGGTTTACACCGTGGCGATTACGCTGGCGCTGGTGGCCAGCCTCGAAACCCTGCTTAGCCAGGAGGCGCTGAAGAAGCTGCGTCCGCAGAACCCGCCGCCGTCGCCGGATAAAGAGCTGGTGGCGCAGGGTGCAGGCAACCTGCTCTCAGGTCTGGTGGGGGCGATGCCAATTACCGCGGTGATTGTGCGCAGCTCGGTCAACGTCAGCAACGGCGCGCAGAGTAAGTTTTCGGTGCTGCTGCATGGCGCACTGCTGCTGGTGTGTGGTCTTTGGTTCGGGGAGTTGTTATCGGTGATCCCGCTGGCGAGCCTCGCGGCGGTGCTGCTCTACACCGGCTATAAGCTGGCGACGCCGCGGCTCTTTATCGAGCAATTTCGTGCAGGGTATCAGCAGTATGTGCCTTTTCTGCTCACTATCGCGGGAATTATCGCCTTCGGCATGCTGGTGGGGATTGCGCTGGGGCTGGCAGTGCAGATGGCGTTAAGCCTTTATCACTGCCACCGCAATGCGCTGCAGCTTGCGCGCAAGGACGATCACTATGTGCTGCGTATTCAGCAGAACCTGACCTTTCTGCACAACCCCCGACTACAGGCGTTACTGGCGAAGATCCCGGAGCGCAGCGTGGTGGTGGTTGAGCATGAGAACGTCGACTATTTCGATCCGGATGTGAAAGCGGTGCTGCGGGAGTTTGCCAAAACCGCGCCGCAGCGCGGAATCGATCTCAACCACTGGCCCGCGCGTTAAGCGGGTTACTTTCCTGCAGGCAGCAGTAGTGGTTGTAGCTGCTGCCACACCGCTGGCGTGGCCGCCCAGGCCGTATTGCCATTGGTTAAACCGTCATCAGCCAGGAAGTCGTTATGCCGACCGCCCGCTTCGCTGATCAGCACCAGCCCGGCCAGCGCATCCCAGCTGTGCAGGTGCGCTTCGTAATAACCGTGCACCAGCCCCGCGGCAACGTGCGCCAGCATCAGTGCCCCTGCGCCAAACCGGCGGTGTTCCACGCCCTGATTGAGCAGTTTTTCCAGCGCATCGGTATATTCACGCGGCTCGCGGCGGCTTGAGCGCCCGACGCCGAGCACCACGGCATCCGGCGAGGGTTCCGTCAGGGTTAAGCGGCGATCGTTAAGGAATGCGCCGTGGCCCGCACGGGCAAAGAAAAACTCATCGCGATCCGGCGCATAGATAACGCCAAGCTCGATGCGGTTATCGCGTACCCAGGCGACGGAGATGCACCAGTAATCCATACCAAGAATAAAGTTAGTAGTGCCATCAATCGGGTCGATAACCCAGGTCCCTTCGCTGCCCGGCTCGAGGCCGCGCTCTTCGCCAAGCAGCCCATCCTGCGGGCGCTGCGCCTTCAGCCATTCGCGCAACTGCGTTTCGACATAAACATCCGCCTGCGAGACAAAATCCTGGCGACCTTTCTGCTCAACGGTAAGACCTGTGTCGCGAAGCTGTCTGGCTTCCAGACCGAGGCGGCGAATCAGCGCACAGAGCGCGCGGGTAAACTCTTCTGTCATAGATAGCTCTTAGCCAATGCGTGGCGATGTCTGTTGATAAGTAAGGTTTACCTTAACTTACTCGATGCGGAAAGGGGGCGGATTTTTGCTCGTGCAGGGTGAAGAGGGCAGATGGGGCGTGAGAGGCGGTTATCTGCCCGGCGCGGTTAGTAACGCAAAGAGAGGGGCGTTAAGGGGGAATCGCGTCCGGGCGGGGAGATCAGGTCATCACCATTGGCCATTCCGGCGGTGCGTTGCGGGTCATCTCTTCCCAGACCGAGGCAAAGTGTTGCCAGATTTTGGCGAAATCCATCACCGTCAGGCCAAGCAGACCGGTGGCAAACCAGCAGGCAGCCGCCAGGCCCATGCCGCTGCTGATCACCGCAAGCCCAAAGTAATCTGAACGACGAAAACGGATGTTCAGCGTACTTGCCATAAACATTAAAAGTGCGCTTAATAACTGCCAGCGGAATAACACCACGCTGGTGGTAAGGGTTGCCATCTTACTATCCTCAGGAGAATCAAACACCTGGCGAGCAAAGGCCTGCGCAGCACGCGAAGCAGTTGTCCGTCGGGTTAACACAAAAATGTAAAAGTAGGGTTCCGCATACACGGAAAGTGTGAACTCTATCACATTTGCTGTTTTATTCACCAGTACAAAAAGAGAGCTTTTTTAGTTTTTTAAGTCTGCAAAAAGTGGATTGTCACATTATCGTCGCCGGGTGAGATCGCGGGCATTGAATATTTTTATTTAACTTACCCCCGCCGGGAAATAAAAAATAAATTTTACATAAGCGCAGCAATAAAACGACAACATTGCGATAACAGCTGCCGTGAGGATGTTCTGATTCTGGGAAAGTACGCCGTGTAAATGTGTTACTTTTCGCCAGAAAATTAAGCATGCTTATATTATTAAGTGTGAGTAAATCGTCACTTAACTATTAAGCACCAGTTTAGCTTTTGGCCACTTTAAATTGGTTGGTTGCGTAAAAAACAGGCAGTGCGGGCACTGTTTTACCTGTCTGGGCAGGTTGTTTTATTGGCGAGCGTTTCGTTTTTGGGAGCAGTATGGCGAAATATTTTCTTAAATATAAATCCAGGTACACGCTTTTAGTTTGCCTTACGGTGGAATATTCTCAGCATCCTTAATTATCATGATTCGAAAGAGAAAAGTCTGTTGCTAATGGTCAGGGTTTGATGCAACGTAATCACCTGTTTCTAAAAGCCTCCTGCCCAACAATATAAAAGGCACATAAAATGCATGGATTTAGGCGGACATGAAGCTCAGTGTGCCTCGTAAAATGCTCAGAATTAGCGGAATGATACTGGTAGTTCTTATCCCGGTAATGATCTCGCTATGGTTTGCTCATATCCACGCCGTAAAAGAGACCCGCACACATCTGCGCGCATTCGCTCGTCAGGCGCTGAATAAAACCGATCTCGTTATTCAGCAGGCGGATAGCGTGCGCCGCGCGGCGGAGAGCTATCGCGGCACGCCGTGTACGCCGCAACATCGCGCCATGATGCTTAATATTGTTCACGGCAGCCAGTATGTCGCCGACCTTATTTATGCCGAGGGCAACCACTTTTTATGTTCCAGCGCCGTTACGCCTGCGCAATCGTATGCTATTTCATCAGCGGATTATGAAGGGCAGCATGGCACAGCGCTCTATTACTATCGCGATACCCCCTTTTATGCCGGTTATAAAATGGTCTATGTGCAGCGGGGAAACTATGTCGCGGTGATTAATCCGCTCACCTATAGCGATGTGACATCCGACGATCCGCGTTTAGCGTATGGCGTCTACGATACGCGCTCTGGCGGCTTTTTCTCACTCAGCAAGAACGCCCGTTTAAAAACCTTTGCCTCCTTAATCCACCGCAAGGGAAGCTCTTTCTTACTGGGCGATCGCTTTTATACCATCGCGTATGCCTCCTCACGGCCAATCGCCATTATTGTTTCGACGTCGCGCGAAAACTATTTTCACTCCCTCTACCGGCAGGCGGT is a genomic window containing:
- a CDS encoding SulP family inorganic anion transporter — its product is MPVATLRQDTLAGVVVFLVALPLCLGIAHASGLPPFVGLLTGIIGGLLVTALSPSRFAVSGPAAGLVTIVVASVESLGSFSAFLFALVLAGVLQLAMGLLRAGRFIGLVPASVIKGMLAAIGLLLIMQQIPVALGEVEESGLGQIFSGDFTFSLTSFLVAAGGLLLPWGWDSAAMKRIKSLSWIPGPLVAVLLGSIIVIALSYVAPHLLPSLPRITLPEFGSLSDLMAELEGPDWSAWQNPAVYTVAITLALVASLETLLSQEALKKLRPQNPPPSPDKELVAQGAGNLLSGLVGAMPITAVIVRSSVNVSNGAQSKFSVLLHGALLLVCGLWFGELLSVIPLASLAAVLLYTGYKLATPRLFIEQFRAGYQQYVPFLLTIAGIIAFGMLVGIALGLAVQMALSLYHCHRNALQLARKDDHYVLRIQQNLTFLHNPRLQALLAKIPERSVVVVEHENVDYFDPDVKAVLREFAKTAPQRGIDLNHWPAR
- a CDS encoding inositol monophosphatase; this encodes MTEEFTRALCALIRRLGLEARQLRDTGLTVEQKGRQDFVSQADVYVETQLREWLKAQRPQDGLLGEERGLEPGSEGTWVIDPIDGTTNFILGMDYWCISVAWVRDNRIELGVIYAPDRDEFFFARAGHGAFLNDRRLTLTEPSPDAVVLGVGRSSRREPREYTDALEKLLNQGVEHRRFGAGALMLAHVAAGLVHGYYEAHLHSWDALAGLVLISEAGGRHNDFLADDGLTNGNTAWAATPAVWQQLQPLLLPAGK
- a CDS encoding YjcB family protein, giving the protein MATLTTSVVLFRWQLLSALLMFMASTLNIRFRRSDYFGLAVISSGMGLAAACWFATGLLGLTVMDFAKIWQHFASVWEEMTRNAPPEWPMVMT